DNA from Acetobacter aceti NBRC 14818:
TGCGATCGAAAACTGACAGAGACACCATCATGACCTCCCGATGGCAGAAGGGCGAAAAGCGCTGGCCCTACATGCCTGATGGGAGGGATAATTTACGAGATATCGCCTGCCGTCAATACGAAATATCGTATTTTGTGACAGTCAGCTCTTCGCCGGTCGTTTCCGGCCGGGTCGTTACGGCCGGGGCACGCCGCCGGTCCACACAACTTCACCCAGCAGCCGGAAGCAGCCCAGCTGGTTTTCTTCGACATCCTGCGGCGGGTAGCGGTGGTTGTCGGCTATGACCCGCACGCCGCCGCCCAGACGAGGATCGAGGCGGCGGATCATCAGCGTACCGCTGCTTTCCAGCGCATAGAGGGCGCTGGCCGTGACAGTCGTCACGCTACGGTCGACGATCACCAGGTCGCCTGAGGCCAGCGTGGGCTCCATCGCATCGCCCTCGCTGGTCATCAGGCAGAGGGCAGAGAGATCCCGGGGGATGGCGCTCTGCAGCCAGTCGCGTCCGATCCGCAGGCCGTCCTCGTGATTGTCGTGCCAGGGAATGACAATCTGCCGGGTGGCGGTGGCTGTTCCGTCCGGACTGTCGGTTCCGGGGCCTGTGCCGCTGCCAAAGGCCAGCCAGTCCAGGGAGACTCCACAGACGCGGGCTAGTGAAGCGATGGCGGAGAATTTCATCTCGCCACCGTTCATATAATCCCGCAGGGTCGTGTAGGGGACGCCGGCCGCTTTTGCGGCGTGGGTGATGCCGATGCTCTGGGCGGCTTCACGGAGACGCTCGCCACGCTCGCGCATCAGGCGGATCTGTTCATCCATGAGCTTGCGCTTCTGTCTGCGTTTGCGGGCCACACTTTCTGTCCTCATCACAAAATGAGGACGCTATACGGATTCCCGCTTGATATGTAAGTCGGAAAAGCGTAGTTCTGTGAATCGAAATGTTGCGGGACCCGTCACTCGTCATGGTCAGATCCTCGCACAGAAACGGCGTTCTGTCGAAGGGATTATCATGCCTGAAGATCCGCTCCTGCCACCGCCCGCACATACTCCCGGTCTTGAGGACCTCCATGCCGGACTGCACGACGTGCTGCGTCTGATCGAGATCGAGCATGCCCTGCTGCGCGGGCGGCTGGAAAGCCTGAAGGCTGACAGCGAGGGGGCGAGGCTGCTGGAAGGGGTGATGGTCCTCGGCGCTGTGCTTCAGCAGAGGATGGCAGGGCTGCTGCAGATCTGTCGGGACATCGGGGGGCTGTGAGTGAGGGTGAGGGGTTCCCCTCTGCGCGATGAATGGGGACCGGACGAACGGAGTAGAGAGCCAGTGATCTACTGGTCTGTTATGGGCGGACGCGAAGTGTCTCCGTGATACTCTCCCAGAGGCAGCTTCGGGGGGGAAGCGGAATGTCCGGTGTCGAAAGTAAAACCGAGAAATCGGACATTGTAAAAGAAAAACACGAGGAGATTCCAAGCGTGAATTTTGGAAAATTACTTAAGTTACCAAAGAAGGTAAAGCAGCGAATTCGATAAAGTCCTGCAGATATCGGACCTCTTCATCGGTTTCGCGGCAACCAAGAAATATCTGCTTTGCAATGCCCTTTTTACCAAGCTTCACCGGGTAAAGGTCGAAGCGTGGGGCATACTCTTCCACAAGCCAGCGTGGAAGTGCTGCAACGCCCCTTCCATGCGCCACCATCACCAGCATGATATCCGTGGTTTCAATCTGTTTCTGCTGTCGTGGGCCAATACCAGCAGGCTGTAGAAACTGCGTATAGATATCCAGCCGCTCGGACGGAACAGGGTAGGTGATCAATGTTTCGCCAGCAAGCTGTTCCGGCAAGACGAACTTCTCATTCCGAAGAGGATGTTCAGGGCCAACGGCCAGAACGAGTTCATAATCGAAGACCGGTGTGAATTTCAGGCCGGGTTTGTAAAGCGGATCAGGGGTGACCACGATGTCAATCTCATTGCTGAACAACGCGCCAATACCGCCAAACTGGAACTTCTGCCGTACATCCACGTCAACTTTGGGCCATCGCTCCAGATACGGGGAGACGACTTTCAGAAGCCACTGATAGCAGGGATGACACTCCATGCCGATGCGGAGTGTACCACGCCCGCCATTTGCGAACTGTTCAAGGCGGCTTTCCGCCAGCTCAAATTGAGGAAGCAGGCGGTTCGCCAAAGCAAGCAGCCATTCGCCTGCCTGATTGAGCACAAGGGAGCGTCCCTCCCGCCGCCATATCTTTACTCCAAGCTGCTGTTCAATCTTGCGGATGGCGTGACTGAGCGCCGGCTGGGTTAGGTTCAGACGCATCCCTGCAGCCGTCAAAGAGCCTTCTCGCGCGACTTCCCGAATAATTGTCAGATGACTGCGCTCCAGAACGCCCATGGTCTACCTCGCGAATGCACAGGATTCATATAATCATAAAAACATATCATTTTAGTTCACTCTCATAAAATTTTATCATGATGGTGTACATGATTCTTTTGGGACAGCTTTCCATCATCCCGACCAATAATCGTGGCCTCTTGTGCACTGAATCTGAATACAAATTCGACCTCCTACATGAAACATGCAGGGAAAGGTCCGGAGACTGTGTTTTCTTGACCACCGACACGAAGCGTCTCCTGCTTGCTCTGGGAAGACCGCATCGACATGGTCGCTTCTGCGTTTCTCCCTCTCTTGGCGTCCAGCTACGGCAAGTTGTCAGGCCGAAAGTTCTCTGCGAACGATTTCCGCACCCGCGCCCAGGGCATTGAGCTTGCCCCGCGCCACGTCGCGTGGCAAAGGAGCCATCCCGCAGTTGGTGCAGGGATAAAGCTTGTCGGCATCGACAAACTGAAGCGCTTTTCGCAGGATATCAGCGACTTTTTCGGGCGTCTCAATGGTGATGGTGGCCACATCAATGGCGCCCACCATCACCTTTTTCCCACGAATGAGTTCGATCAGATCCATCGGAACACGGGAATTCTGACATTCCAGCGAGATCAGATCGATATTGGATTTCTGGAGCTTGGGGAAAATCTCTTCATACTGCCGCCACTCTTCTCCAAGAGCATTTTTCCAGTCGATATTGGCTTTGATACCATAACCATAGCAGATATGGACGGCGGTTTCGCATTTCAGCCCTTCAATAGCCCGCTCCAAAGTGGCGATGCCCCAGTCATTCACCTCATCAAAGAAAACATTGAAGGCAGGTTCATCGAACTGGATGATATCGACGCCAGCGGCTTCCAGTTCCCTCGCTTCCTGATTGAGGATTTTGGCAAATTCCCACGCCAGTTTTTCGCGGCTTTTGTAATGGCCGTCATAAAGCGTGTCGATCATGGTCATGGGACCAGGAAGCGCCCATTTGATGGGCTTCTTTGTCAGCGTGCGCAAAAACTTCGCATCCTCGACAAAGACAGGTTTCTCACGTGCCACAGCACCGACAACTGATGGGACACTGGCATCGTAACGGTTGCGAATTTTAACCGTCTGACGGTTCTCAAAGTCGACGCCGCTGAGATGCTCGATAAACGTCGTGACGAAATGCTGGCGCGTCTGTTCGCCATCGCTGACTATGTCAATGCCGGCCCGGTCCTGATCGTCCAGGGTCAGGCGCAGCGCATCCTGTATACCTTCGACAAATTCCTCACCCTGCAATTTCCAGGGCGACCAGAGGGTCTTAGGTTTGGCGAGCCAGGACGGCTTGGGCAGGCTACCAGCCGTTGAGGTGGGGAGCAGTGTTTTCATGAGAGATAACCTTGTGTTTCTGACTGATCAGGCGGCGTAGCTGGCAGACCACTGCTCAAGAACATCGTGATACGGTTCGATGAAATTCTCTTCCGTATACTTACCTTGTGCGGTTGCTAACTGACTCCGCTCTTCGCGGTCGTAAACAATGCGGGTGTTGGAATAATCCTGATGCTGCAGACTTGGCTTGTAACAGTCGCCTGCCGCAGCATTGGCGTTGTAGATTTCAGGGCGGTAGACCTTCTGAAAAGACTCCATCACACTGATGGTGCTGATAAGCTCAAGAGTCGAATAATCAGAGAGCAGGTCACCAAAAAAATAGAACGCCAATGGCGCTGCGCTATTGCGGGGCATGAAATAGCGGACCTGCATTCCCATTTTATTAAAATACTGATCTGTCAGAGAAAATTCACGCTGCTGGTATTCAACCCCCAGAACAGGATGCTGATTTTCAGTCCGATAATAGGTTCGGTTGGTTGAAACACTGAGGCATATAAGGGGAAGCTTCCTGAAATTCTTTCTGTAAGCGGTGGAATTCACAACGCTCTTAAAAAGATTTCCGTGCAGGTCTCCGTAATTTTGAGGAACGGTGAACTCTGCCTTGTTTTTATTGTAGTCGGGCAGCAGCACACTGAAATCATAATCCCGCACATATGAGGAAAAACTGTTTCCTGCGAGACCTTCTATGCGCCTGTTGGCCTTTTTATCGACAATCGTTGTGTACAGAACTTCGATCAGCGGAAAGCTTTCGTTCTTGCCGGCAAAGGCAAGGTCCATCTCAATGGAAACGATTTCAAGCTCGACGGAGTAGCGATCCCCCATGGGGTTGTCCCAATGCGCCAGGCCATTGAAACGATTGTCAATCATCCTGAGCACGTTGCGCAGGTTTTCCTGACGGCTTTCTCCTCTTGCCAGATTGGCGAAATTGGTCGTGAGACGCGTTCTGCCGGATGGATGATAATTCTCATCGAAGCGAATGCGCTTTATTTCAAATGCGGTTTCCCTGATCATTGAAGCCTTCATCATGCCTGCTGTTAAGAGCCGTGCCTGCCTTATGCCGGAAGACTTCATTGAGCAGAAATGATTTAAATTCATTAAACCATAAATATCACTCATGGAATGATGTGATCAGGGTGACGGCGAAAATGGATAAGATCAGAGACTGACCTGCCATCTAGCATGTAAAAAATCGATATCTGCCTTCTGTCGTTCCATCTTGCGCGCTATGTGCATCTGGCGGCATGGTGCAAGGGCGAACGCTTCGATGGTCCCGCGCGAGCGGGTTAATAGGGAATACCGTCACGCACTGGGCAGATGACCGTCCAGAGGCATAGTCGGTGGCTGCTCCCGCAACTGTAGGCGGTATGCTGCTGGTTCGTTCACCTTGAACGTGGACCACTGTTCCCATAGGGGCGGGAAGGTTGGAACCAGTCGGCCATGATCCGTGAGCCAGGAGACCTGCCATCGTTCAGCCACCAACCGTCGGGCGGGATGACCGAAGGGAGGAGAGAAGTCTATGCCTGTCTGCCTCGTGCTTCCGCCATTCCTGCTGAAGCGGTCAACCGGATCTTTTCAGGCCACAGTCCCTTGCCTCATCAGATCTGACCGATATGCGCGACACATGTTCGTGCTGCTGAAAGCCCCTGGCCGTTAAGCACTTCGGATCCAGGAACCGGGCACTCACGCGCCTTGTCTGGTAGTGATAACGGTTACGCTTGCTCAGACAAAATGTGAGAGACGGGACGGCACTCCATACTGGAGCGTTACATCCTTTCGCCCTAGTCTGAGCCGGATGAAATGCCGAGGCAATGGAAAACGAATTTCATCAAACTTCAGAACATCCCGGGTGCGCAGAACACACTGATTTAAGGCGTATCAGAACCAATCCTGACTTCTGGTATCCCGTTGCATGGTCCCGTGAATTGAGAAGAGAGAAAGCAATCGATGTCCGGTTTGCCGGACGTCATATCGTTGTTGTCCGTCCAAAGAGCGGCGCACCTTACGCGTTGGACGGGCTATGCCCTCACCGGCAGGTTCTTTTGGGCAAAGGCGACGTGCATGGTGACGCAATAAGCTGCATCGCTCATGGTCTGAGATATAACAGGGACGGCCAGTGTGTTTCGTCCGATATCTCTGCCGAGGCACAATGTCTGCATCTCAGGACCTGGGCCTGCCGGGAAAAAGATGGGCTCATTTTTGTTTTCATGGGGGAGCAGTCTCTCGCGGACAAGACCCCGCTTCCTGACTTTCCAAGAGTAAGGGACAAGCGTTACCGCACGCGCCGCTTCGGTAAGGTCGTGAACTGTCATTACAGTTTCATGCATGAAAACCTGGAGGGTTCTAAAAACCCCCTGGTTTTGAGGTCTTCTGTATGATTCTATTTCTTCTGCGTTGATTGAGGGAATGGCGATATGAAGCAGTCTGGTTTCTTTGATGTTGAAGAGCGTCTTGCCCGGCTGAGTGGGCTTGGCGATCAGCTCGAAGCGTTTTCCCGGACTGTGGATTTTGAAGCGTTCCGTCCTGATCTGGACAAGGCCCTGGCGTATTCCGATGGAAGCAAGGGCGGACGACCGCCATTTGATCCTGTGCTGATGTTCAAGATCCTGGTGATCCAGACGCTCAACAATTTGTCTGATGAGCGGACGGAATATCTGATCAACGATCGCCTCTCCTTTATGCGTTTCCTTGGGCTGGGACTTTCAGATCGGGTGCCGGATGCCAAAACGGTCTGGCTGTTTCGCGAGCGTCTGACCCAGGCGGGTGCGATCGATGGGCTGTTCAACCGCTTTGATGCGACCCTGCGTAACGCCGGGTATTTGCCGATGTCAGGCCAGATCCTGGATGCCACGCTGGTAGCGGCTCCGAAGCAGCGGAACACCAATGCAGAGAAAGCGGATCTGCGAGCAGGCCGTATTCCTGAAGACTGGCAGGACAAACCCGCAAAGCTGTCGCACAAGGATCGTCATGCGCGCTGGACACTGAAGTTCACGAAGGCGAAGCGGCAGGATGATGGAACCATGCCATCCAGCGATCTCGCCATCCCGTTCTTTGGCTATAAATCGCATGTTTCCATCGATCGGAAATACCGGTTCATCCGCAAATGGAAAACAACGCATGCCGCTGCCAGTGATGGCGCGCGATTGAGAGAGGGGCTTCTGGATAAAACCAATACGGCCTCAAGTGTCTGGGCCGACACGGCCTATCGCTCAAAAGCCAACGAAGACTTCATGGAAAAGCAGGGCTTTGTCTCCAAGGTTCATCGCAAAAAGCCGCATCTCAAGCCTATGCCCCGGCATATCCAGAAATCAAATGCTGGAAAGTCGGTCATCCGCTCGCGTGTCGAGCATGTCTTTGCCGATCAGAAGTCACAGACGGGGCTGTTTGTCCGGACTGTCGGTATCAGTCGAGCCACCATGAGGATCGGGCTCGCCAATATCGTCTACAATATGCGCCGCCTCCTCTTCCTCGAAAGATTGAACGCGAGGGTAATCCCCCCATTTTTAGTGGGGCATTGAATGAGAATTCAGGCAGCTGTTTTTAGTTTCTGGGCGGGGGTTAGCCCGCTGTTCCCCATGTTGGGTCTGTCATGGTTATATGTCCAGAGCCATTGTGTTGCGACCTCCTGCACGTCCTGAATGCTTTCAAACAAATACTGCTCCAGCCATTCCTGCCGGACAGTTCTGTTGTAGCGTTCAATATAGGCGTTCTGCTGCGGATTACCCGGTTGCGTATAGATCAGGGTAATCCCCTGTTTTTCGGCCCATGAAACCAACGTATGACTGACATATTCAGGGCCATTATCCATTCGGATGGCTTCTGGCCTGCCACGCCACTCCATAACCTGTTCCAGACAGCGGACAACCCGACAGGCTGGCAGGGAAAAATCAACCTCGATCGCCAGTCCTTCACGATTGAAGTCATCCAGAATGTTCAGGAGCCGAAAAGCACGTCCATCCATCAGCCTGTCCGCCATAAAATCCATGGACCAGACCCTGTTGGGAAGGGCCGGAACCGACAGCTTTTCAGGCTTTTCGCGAACCAGACGCCTGCGGGGTTTAATCCGCAGGTTGAGTTCCAGTTCCCGATAGATCCGATAAACCCGCTTATGATTCCAGAGCTGTCCCTGCACATTGCGCAGATACAGGAAACACAGACCAAATCCCCATCTCCTGTGAGCCTGGGTCAGTCCCACCAGAAGAGCGGCAATCCTGTCGTTCTCCGCTGCCAGTCGCGGACGATAGCGAAAGCAGGTCTCGGATATCCCAAAAATCCGACAGGCCAGCGCAATGCTGACCCCATGATGCGCCACAGCCTGTGCCGCCAGTTCCCGGCGCTGGGCTGGCCGCTTCATTTTTTGCCAAGGGCTTCCTTCAGGATATCCGTCTGCATGCTCAGATCCGCATACATGCGCTTCAGCCGACGGTTCTCCTCTTCCAAAGCCTTCATCTGACTGATCATCGAAGCATCCATGCCGCCATATTTCGCGCGCCACCGGTAAAACGTGGCGTTGCTGATCCCATGCTCCCGGCACAGGTCAGGAACCGGGACACCGCCCTCAGCCTGGCGGATCACACCCATGATCTGGGCGTCAGTAAAGCGATCACTCTTCATCAGAATCTCCCCAATTCTTACGCTGAGAAAATTCTCATTCAAAAGTCACTCTTTTTATGGGGGGATTACCATGAGAGCAGAGCATGTGCGCGCCAATAAAAGAGTGATTGGGCCAGATGATCTCTGTCATGAGAGGCTTATTGCGACACTCACGTCTGTCACCCCGACGCTGGATGTGGTGCTCTGTGCTCCGATCACCTCAGCCAATCCGTCTGTCTCTACATTGATGGATATTGCGGCGCAGACATGATGCTGGCTCAGGAGATGATCCAGTCACTCAGCAAGTGTAAGGGCCGTGCCTTTGTGAAAGGCGATATGACTGGTTTTAAGGCTTTCTATTTCATATTGAGGGTGTTCTGCCGTCGCGTGATGCTGATAGCCGTTGACCAGAAAGGGCGCCGTATGAATGGCTTTGATCCGTCCACTGACGTATCCCGCTTCCGAGTTCCAAGATACGATGTCTCCGATCTGGAAAGTTTGTGACGGCATGGAAAACTCCGTATCCAATGTGAACCTCGCAGGGGAGGCAAGATCATCTTCTTGTCATCCATTCTACACCATTGGGCATTCCACGCTTGCGCTATCTGATTTTATCGCGCTTTTGCGTCATTATGGCGTGACACTGATCGCGGATGTGAGGGCTTTTCCGTATTCCCGGCGTAATCGAGACTATGATGGCACCAGTCTCCAGCCGGAACTGGCGGCACAGGAGATCGGATATAGTCATTTTCCAGAGCTTGGTGGACGACGGCCACGGTCGAAGACGATGCCTGCGGAGACCAACGCATTCTGGCGTGTCCAGAGTTTTCATAATTATGCGGATTATGCGCTTGGAGAAGATTTTCACCGAGGTCTTGCCCGGCTTATCGAGGCGGGACAGCAGGCAACTGTTGCGATCATGTGCGCGGAGGTGCTCTGGTGGCGCTGTCACAGGCGCATCGTTACTGACTATCTTCTGGCCCACGGGGTGACAGTCTTTCATATTCTGTCCATGACGGATGCCGTTCCCGCGCACCTTACTGAATCTGCGATTATTGATAGTAGCCGTCATATTACTTACCCACAAATAAACACTTCCAGAGGCTGAAGGTAAAATGTAGGCATAAAAACAAACGATCTCGAAAAATTGGTAATCCCCCCATTTTTAGTGGGGCATTGAATGAGAATTCAGGCAGCTGTTTTTAGTTTCTGGGCGGGGGTTAACCCGCTGTTCCCCATGTTGGGTCTGTCATGGTTATATGTCCAGAGCCATTGTGTTGCGACCTCCTGCACGTCCTGAATGCTTTCAAACAAATACTGCTCCAGCCATTCCTGCCGGACAGTTCTGTTGTAGCGTTCAAGATAGGCGTTCTGCTGCGGATTACCCGGTTGCGTATAGATCAGGGTAATCTCCTGTTTTTCGGCCCATGAAACCAACGTATGACTGACATATTCAGGGCCATTATCCATTCGGATGGCTTCTGGCCTGCCACGCCACTCCATAACCTGTTCCAGACAGCGGACAACCCGACAGGCTGGCAGGGGAGAAACGGGCAGTCGAGAGAATGTGACGCAGACCGTCCCCCGTTACCTCAGTATGAATCAAGCGTTGACGCGTAAGGCGGTCTACCTGTTCGAGAACAAGAGGGAGCAGATCGGGCCAAGAGCCTGTCAGAAGAAGAGAATCAAGCATTGCCCATTATAACCTTTCACCAAAAAACACTTCCAATCTGACATGCTTACTGAAAAACCACGGCGCTAGAGATAGCCAAGTGGGCCGCGCTGCAAAACACACATGAGAAAACAAATACGGCGAAAGGATTTTAAGTGCTTATTTCTGCGCCTTTATGTCTGCAATGAGGGGGATAGCGGAAGGTCCGGTTTCGGATAGAAACTTGAAAAACCGGACATCCAAGACCACGAAATAATCGCAAATACAATTCCAACTCAATCATAGATTATAATAAAAGTATTTTTTTCAATTTTTTACATAAAGAACATCAGGTGATACCATGAAAAATACCATTTGAACCAACAGTTTCAACGGTGCATCGATCGGTCGGCGGAAGGTCTTTTTTCAACCATCAGAAGGGGTGTTTCAACTCGATGCTCGCCGGGTCCCACTGATCGAGAGCGATTGCTTTGCATTCGGCGATGAGCAAATCGAGAACCGACTCGATCTTGCGCGTATCGTATTTACCTTGAGCCAACGTCGTGGCCGATTGCTTTAAGAATTCCTTGCTATAGGATTCCTTGTAATCCAGCGCCCCTTGATACGTGCCAAGGCTCTTCTTGTAGTTGGTCCACAGCACTTTAGCCGGCGGGTAACCGCCGACGTTGAGATCGAGATAGCACTCGATTGTCGCAGCGCGGCGATTAATGTTCGAGGTGTGGAGGCCCTCAGGACCTTCCGCTGGAAAAAAGCGGAACTCTTCGAGCTCAGGCAGCATGATTCCACGCATATTCGCAGACAAGGGGAGTGTAGACAGACGCTGATGGGCGTCGAGACCCTCAGCGTCATTGTCGAATACGAAGACGATCTGATTCTGGACATCTATTTTAGCGAGACCTTCCGCGAACTTCACTAGGCTCAGGACCTATTAATTTATTGAACTGAGCGAGACGTTGTGATTCACAGGCTTACCAATGGAGGTGAGGCTGTGAGTGAGTTGTTTTTGATTTCGGAGAGGCAGATGGAACGGATCAGTCCATTTTTTCCTCTGGCGCATGGAGTTCCGCGTGTGGACGACCGACGCGTCCTGAGCGGGATCGTTTACGTGATCCGCAACGGTCTTCAGTGGAAAGACGCTCCGAAAGCGTATGGTCCGCACAAGACCTTATACAATCGCTTCATCCGGTGGAGCCGCCTGGGTGTCTTCGACCGGATCTTTGTGGCCCTGACGGAAAAGGCTGGCCGTTCGAAGCGTTTGATGATCGATGCAACACATCTCAAAGCGCATAGAACGGCAGCGTCCCTGCTCAAAAAGGGTCTTTTCCCCGCCATATCGGACGCACAAAAGGCGGCCTGAACTCGAAGCTTCATGCCGTCTGTGATAGCGAAGGCCGTCCTGTCCGTCTTCATCTGACGGCCGGTCAGGTTAGTGACTTCAAGGGAGCAGATGTACTTCTGACAGACCTTCCCGATGAGACAGAAGAGGTCATCGGGGACCGGGGATACGACAGTAATAAAATCAGGCAGTCTCTCGCAGAACGGAAGATCACCGCTTGTATTCCGCCGAAGAAGAACCGGAAATCAAAGCCACTTTACAACTGGCATCTATATAAAAAGCGCCACCTCATCG
Protein-coding regions in this window:
- a CDS encoding IS3 family transposase (programmed frameshift), with protein sequence MKSDRFTDAQIMGVIRQAEGGVPVPDLCREHGISNATFYRWRAKYGGMDASMISQMKALEEENRRLKRMYADLSMQTDILKEALGKKLKRPAQRRELAAQAVAHHGVSIALACRIFGISETCFRYRPRLAAENDRIAALLVGLTQAHRRWGFGLCFLYLRNVQGQLWNHKRVYRIYRELELNLRIKPRRRLVREKPEKLSVPALPNRVWSMDFMADRLMDGRAFRLLNILDDFNREGLAIEVDFSLPACRVVRCLEQVMEWRGRPEAIRMDNGPEYVSHTLVSWAEKQGITLIYTQPGNPQQNAYIERYNRTVRQEWLEQYLFESIQDVQEVATQWLWTYNHDRPNMGNSGLTPAQKLKTAA
- a CDS encoding DUF488 domain-containing protein: MENSVSNVNLAGEARSSSCHPFYTIGHSTLALSDFIALLRHYGVTLIADVRAFPYSRRNRDYDGTSLQPELAAQEIGYSHFPELGGRRPRSKTMPAETNAFWRVQSFHNYADYALGEDFHRGLARLIEAGQQATVAIMCAEVLWWRCHRRIVTDYLLAHGVTVFHILSMTDAVPAHLTESAIIDSSRHITYPQINTSRG
- a CDS encoding IS5 family transposase (programmed frameshift) — translated: MSELFLISERQMERISPFFPLAHGVPRVDDRRVLSGIVYVIRNGLQWKDAPKAYGPHKTLYNRFIRWSRLGVFDRIFVALTEKAGRSKRLMIDATHLKAHRTAASLLKKGLFPRHIGRTKGGLNSKLHAVCDSEGRPVRLHLTAGQVSDFKGADVLLTDLPDETEEVIGDRGYDSNKIRQSLAERKITACIPPKKNRKSKPLYNWHLYKKRHLIENMFAKLKDWRRVATRYDRCAHTFMSAIHIAASFIFYLKE
- a CDS encoding IS5 family transposase produces the protein MKQSGFFDVEERLARLSGLGDQLEAFSRTVDFEAFRPDLDKALAYSDGSKGGRPPFDPVLMFKILVIQTLNNLSDERTEYLINDRLSFMRFLGLGLSDRVPDAKTVWLFRERLTQAGAIDGLFNRFDATLRNAGYLPMSGQILDATLVAAPKQRNTNAEKADLRAGRIPEDWQDKPAKLSHKDRHARWTLKFTKAKRQDDGTMPSSDLAIPFFGYKSHVSIDRKYRFIRKWKTTHAAASDGARLREGLLDKTNTASSVWADTAYRSKANEDFMEKQGFVSKVHRKKPHLKPMPRHIQKSNAGKSVIRSRVEHVFADQKSQTGLFVRTVGISRATMRIGLANIVYNMRRLLFLERLNARVIPPFLVGH
- a CDS encoding methionine synthase; the protein is MKTLLPTSTAGSLPKPSWLAKPKTLWSPWKLQGEEFVEGIQDALRLTLDDQDRAGIDIVSDGEQTRQHFVTTFIEHLSGVDFENRQTVKIRNRYDASVPSVVGAVAREKPVFVEDAKFLRTLTKKPIKWALPGPMTMIDTLYDGHYKSREKLAWEFAKILNQEARELEAAGVDIIQFDEPAFNVFFDEVNDWGIATLERAIEGLKCETAVHICYGYGIKANIDWKNALGEEWRQYEEIFPKLQKSNIDLISLECQNSRVPMDLIELIRGKKVMVGAIDVATITIETPEKVADILRKALQFVDADKLYPCTNCGMAPLPRDVARGKLNALGAGAEIVRRELSA
- a CDS encoding hypervirulence associated TUDOR domain-containing protein; this translates as MPSQTFQIGDIVSWNSEAGYVSGRIKAIHTAPFLVNGYQHHATAEHPQYEIESLKTSHIAFHKGTALTLAE
- a CDS encoding LysR family transcriptional regulator; its protein translation is MGVLERSHLTIIREVAREGSLTAAGMRLNLTQPALSHAIRKIEQQLGVKIWRREGRSLVLNQAGEWLLALANRLLPQFELAESRLEQFANGGRGTLRIGMECHPCYQWLLKVVSPYLERWPKVDVDVRQKFQFGGIGALFSNEIDIVVTPDPLYKPGLKFTPVFDYELVLAVGPEHPLRNEKFVLPEQLAGETLITYPVPSERLDIYTQFLQPAGIGPRQQKQIETTDIMLVMVAHGRGVAALPRWLVEEYAPRFDLYPVKLGKKGIAKQIFLGCRETDEEVRYLQDFIEFAALPSLVT
- a CDS encoding LexA family transcriptional regulator, with amino-acid sequence MDEQIRLMRERGERLREAAQSIGITHAAKAAGVPYTTLRDYMNGGEMKFSAIASLARVCGVSLDWLAFGSGTGPGTDSPDGTATATRQIVIPWHDNHEDGLRIGRDWLQSAIPRDLSALCLMTSEGDAMEPTLASGDLVIVDRSVTTVTASALYALESSGTLMIRRLDPRLGGGVRVIADNHRYPPQDVEENQLGCFRLLGEVVWTGGVPRP
- a CDS encoding DUF1852 domain-containing protein; amino-acid sequence: MIRETAFEIKRIRFDENYHPSGRTRLTTNFANLARGESRQENLRNVLRMIDNRFNGLAHWDNPMGDRYSVELEIVSIEMDLAFAGKNESFPLIEVLYTTIVDKKANRRIEGLAGNSFSSYVRDYDFSVLLPDYNKNKAEFTVPQNYGDLHGNLFKSVVNSTAYRKNFRKLPLICLSVSTNRTYYRTENQHPVLGVEYQQREFSLTDQYFNKMGMQVRYFMPRNSAAPLAFYFFGDLLSDYSTLELISTISVMESFQKVYRPEIYNANAAAGDCYKPSLQHQDYSNTRIVYDREERSQLATAQGKYTEENFIEPYHDVLEQWSASYAA